In one Dreissena polymorpha isolate Duluth1 chromosome 7, UMN_Dpol_1.0, whole genome shotgun sequence genomic region, the following are encoded:
- the LOC127839843 gene encoding uncharacterized protein LOC127839843 codes for MAERMETPLQLASDSVYDCLCFGCEESGLQIEAQYFCKRCQRHFCENCVGHHNQIFKNHVVLGKGDKSDWSHTEATMNYITLCEQHPGETIKMFCKGHRRLCCIYCLHSDHRLCEQVVRIGEDAEEFDVEDHFKELPENILAKCEKFKLEHIDMEKQLETLQISYDETLLEIASFQKKMTDVIEKLGQCSTSELETMFTRINETCKNEMQRHTEINQRYKLLQRGIECIKQENKQLVFILCKKYDTLSEETDSLYERKDNRDINFRFQYEASMLQLVSELGSLGKIQTYRNNPNQVIKVSDMTKHDIRVCSDSGDSNKATIIDICELADGEFIIADSFNKKVKLLDDSFKVVSHLSFPRTPRQMCNVSAYSVALIFDDRDLNFIRVNRQRIMVERIITFEHLCYGIGYHNDEIFVTDAEEIYCYNLEGQCKHEISLAQARKCAVSPDGTTVYVTTFQKGWNSCLTLEKAETLQPPSGEIELNRPDGVHVTSNGQVLVCCGVFWGSGEVVQLDSEGKDILARFSVSGSPQCVCYSKEKGILLVGLYSSDTIHVFETTR; via the exons ATGGCGGAACGAATGGAAACGCCATTACAATTAGCGTCGGATAGTGTGTATGATTGTCTTTGTTTCGGATGCGAAGAGAGCGGTCTGCAAATCGAGGCTCAATATTTCTGCAAAAGGTGTCAACGCCACTTTTGTGAAAATTGCGTCGGTCATCATAATCAAATTTTCAAGAACCATGTCGTTTTAGGGAAGGGAGATAAATCAGACTGGTCCCATACAGAAGCAACGATGAACTACATAACACTGTGTGAACAACATCCTGGAGAGACGATTAAGATGTTCTGTAAGGGTCACAGAAGGCTGTGCTGCATTTATTGCTTACACTCGGATCATAG GTTATGTGAACAAGTAGTTCGTATCGGGGAAGATGCAGAAGAATTTGACGTGGAAGATCATTTTAAGGAACTCCCGGAAAACATTCTCGCTAAATGTGAGAAGTTTAAATTGGAACACATTGACATGGAAAAGCAGTTGGAGACTCTTCAAATCAGTTATGATGAAACACTTCTAGAAATCGCTTCTTTCCAAAAGAAAATGACGGACGTAATTGAGAAACTGGGGCAGTGTTCAACATCGGAACTTGAAACAATGTTTACAAGAATTAATGAAACCTGCAAAAATGAAATGCAGCGTCATACGGAGATAAATCAAAGATATAAACTTCTTCAACGAGGTATTGAATGTATAAAACAGGAAAATAAGCAACTAGTGTTTATATTGTGTAAGAAATATGATACGCTTTCTGAAGAAACAGATTCGCTGTATGAACGAAAGGACAACAGGGACATTAACTTCAGGTTCCAGTATGAGGCCTCAATGTTGCAATTAGTTTCTGAATTAGGTAGTcttggaaaaattcagacatacAGGAACAATCCTAATCAAGTAATTAAAGTATCAGACATGACCAAGCATGATATTAGAGTCTGCTCAGATTCCGGAGATTCCAACAAAGCTACGATCATTGACATATGTGAATTGGCCGACGGTGAATTTATAATAGCTGACAGTTTTAACAAGAAAGTTAAATTGTTAGATGATTCGTTTAAAGTTGTGTCTCATCTTAGTTTTCCGAGGACACCAAGACAAATGTGCAATGTAAGTGCATATAGCGTGGCTCTAATATTTGACGATAGGGATCTGAACTTTATTCGAGTAAACAGGCAGCGCATAATGGTAGAAAGAATAATAACATTCGAGCACCTCTGCTACGGTATTGGATACCACAACGACGAAATATTTGTTACAGATGCGGAAGAAATCTACTGCTATAACCTTGAAGGACAATGTAAACATGAAATCTCCCTTGCACAAG CCCGCAAGTGTGCGGTAAGCCCAGATGGGACAACTGTATACGTCACAACTTTTCAAAAAGGTTGGAACTCGTGCCTTACATTGGAGAAGGCTGAAACTCTTCAACCCCCTTCTGGTGAAATTGAACTTAACAGACCTGATGGAGTACATGTCACTTCCAATGGGCAGGTGCTTGTCTGTTGTGGTGTATTTTGGGGATCTGGGGAAGTCGTGCAACTTGATTCGGAAGGCAAAGATATACTGGCAAGATTTTCCGTAAGCGGTTCTCCTCAATGTGTGTGCTACAGCAAAGAAAAGGGAATTCTGCTGGTGGGTCTCTATAGCAGTGACACAATACATGTGTTTGAAACAACCAGATGA